One Roseomonas sp. OT10 DNA window includes the following coding sequences:
- the epmA gene encoding EF-P lysine aminoacylase EpmA: protein MPPFPPWHPGSLAARLPALRRRAALTADTRAFLEARGYVEVETPALVPAPGMEVHLHGFASRFEPHLGQGEARTLWLRTSPELAIKRLLVAGVGPCFELARVWRNGEVSARHAPEFTMLEIYRPGAGMAALAEEVEAYLRAVLPPRVAHAGVETDLTLPFERITVADAFARHAGGLDILATVEAATAEGDAATLHAAARAAGLAAPEGLGWEDLFFHLMLEHVEPHLGRARATILTHWPAPQAALARRDPADPRAALRFEVYAAGLELGNAFDELTDAAEQRDRFARDVAERERLYGPGWGVDEDFLAALEQGMPATSGIALGFDRLAMLAAGVGEIAQIRWLGDFPYR, encoded by the coding sequence ATGCCCCCCTTTCCGCCCTGGCACCCCGGCAGCCTCGCCGCCCGCCTGCCCGCCCTGCGCCGCCGCGCCGCGCTGACGGCCGACACCCGCGCCTTCCTGGAAGCGCGCGGCTACGTGGAGGTGGAGACCCCCGCCCTGGTCCCGGCCCCGGGGATGGAGGTGCACCTGCACGGCTTCGCCAGCCGCTTCGAACCGCATCTGGGGCAGGGGGAGGCGCGGACGTTGTGGCTGCGCACCTCGCCGGAGCTGGCGATCAAGCGGCTGCTGGTGGCGGGGGTGGGGCCGTGCTTCGAGCTGGCGAGGGTCTGGCGCAACGGCGAGGTCTCCGCCCGCCACGCGCCGGAATTCACCATGCTGGAGATCTACCGCCCCGGCGCCGGCATGGCGGCGCTGGCCGAGGAGGTGGAGGCGTATCTCCGCGCCGTGCTGCCGCCGCGCGTCGCCCATGCCGGGGTGGAGACGGACCTGACCCTGCCCTTCGAGCGGATCACCGTCGCCGACGCCTTTGCCCGCCATGCCGGGGGGCTCGACATCCTGGCCACGGTGGAGGCCGCGACGGCCGAGGGCGACGCCGCCACCCTGCACGCCGCCGCCCGCGCGGCCGGGCTGGCGGCGCCGGAAGGTCTGGGCTGGGAGGACCTGTTCTTCCACCTGATGCTGGAGCATGTGGAGCCGCATCTGGGCCGCGCCCGCGCCACCATCCTGACCCACTGGCCGGCGCCCCAGGCGGCGCTGGCCCGGCGCGATCCCGCCGACCCGCGCGCCGCGCTGCGCTTCGAGGTCTATGCGGCCGGGCTGGAGCTGGGCAACGCCTTCGACGAGCTGACCGACGCCGCCGAGCAGCGCGACCGCTTCGCGCGCGACGTGGCGGAGCGGGAGCGGCTCTACGGCCCGGGCTGGGGCGTGGACGAGGACTTCCTGGCGGCGCTGGAGCAGGGGATGCCCGCGACCTCCGGCATCGCGCTGGGCTTCGACCGGCTGGCGATGCTGGCCGCGGGCGTCGGGGAGATCGCCCAGATCCGCTGGCTGGGCGACTTCCCCTATCGCTGA
- a CDS encoding FkbM family methyltransferase yields the protein MDELHFLTRLHRPGRIVDVGAHDGLLAVPLSRLPGARVLAFEPLPAAFARLRAACAGLPVEPRPEALGAAPGRLSLSVPVLDGVAQEQWASTAKDYGSFPHVAVERVEVPVATLDSLGLEDVTAIKLDAEGAEYEVLSGARATLRRCRPVLTLELEERHREGATWAVPAFLDALDYAVCFALDGRWHPAAALDRATMQRASPDPAVFAASDPYVFNFYAWPLERDAEARALLPQR from the coding sequence ATGGACGAGCTGCATTTCCTGACCCGCCTGCACCGGCCCGGCCGGATCGTGGATGTGGGCGCCCATGACGGGCTGCTGGCCGTGCCGCTGTCCCGGCTGCCCGGCGCCCGGGTGCTGGCCTTCGAGCCGCTGCCGGCGGCCTTCGCCCGGCTGCGCGCCGCCTGCGCCGGGCTGCCGGTGGAGCCTCGGCCGGAGGCGCTGGGCGCGGCGCCCGGGCGGCTGAGCCTCTCCGTGCCCGTGCTCGACGGGGTGGCGCAGGAGCAGTGGGCCTCGACCGCGAAGGACTACGGGTCCTTCCCGCATGTGGCGGTGGAGCGGGTGGAGGTGCCGGTGGCGACGCTCGACTCCCTCGGCCTGGAGGACGTCACCGCCATCAAGCTCGATGCCGAGGGCGCGGAGTACGAGGTGCTTTCCGGCGCCCGCGCCACGCTGCGCCGCTGCCGCCCCGTCCTGACGCTGGAGCTGGAGGAGCGGCACCGGGAGGGCGCGACCTGGGCGGTGCCAGCCTTCCTCGATGCGCTCGACTATGCCGTCTGCTTCGCGCTCGACGGGCGCTGGCATCCGGCGGCGGCGCTGGACCGCGCGACGATGCAGCGGGCGAGCCCGGACCCGGCGGTCTTCGCCGCGTCCGACCCCTATGTCTTCAACTTCTACGCCTGGCCGCTGGAACGCGACGCGGAGGCGCGGGCGCTGCTGCCTCAGCGATAG
- a CDS encoding hemolysin family protein produces the protein MDILFGLLLTLLLVAVSIVISLAEISFAAARETRLRALAQDGDTRAARFLALRSDTAAVVTAIQICLNAVGVLGGVVGEGMLSPPFTAGLIRLGVEPGTAGTAGSVLSFALVTGLFVLLADLVPKRIAMQAPEAVALRVGWFPALAVQVLRPLVVVFGWMADALLRLLGLPTTSAAEVVTAEELRATLAAGVTSGTLDEDEHRLIENVLALRQRTAGSAMTPRDEVVYLNLQESPAVWQERVRAHPYSRYPVCDGTLDRVIGLARAEDVLAAVLGEGPGAFDPAKLRRDAPLVPDTLDLWEVLYQFEAQKAGFAVVVNEYALVVGVVTYKDVLAALVGGLADPFDERAIVPRDENSWLVDGIAPIGDVIQALGASPDLADGPYETAGGFVMHLLRRVPRKADKVEAGGFTFEVVDVEGFRVNQLLVTRQGTTRTTA, from the coding sequence TTGGACATCCTGTTCGGTCTCCTCCTGACGCTGCTGCTCGTCGCCGTCAGCATCGTCATCTCCCTGGCCGAGATCTCCTTCGCCGCGGCACGCGAGACGCGGCTGCGCGCCCTGGCGCAGGACGGGGATACGCGCGCCGCCCGGTTCCTCGCCCTGCGGAGCGACACTGCGGCGGTGGTCACCGCCATCCAGATCTGCCTCAACGCCGTCGGCGTGCTGGGCGGCGTGGTCGGCGAGGGCATGTTGAGCCCGCCCTTCACCGCCGGCCTCATCCGACTCGGCGTGGAGCCGGGCACGGCCGGGACCGCCGGCTCCGTCCTGTCCTTCGCCCTGGTCACTGGCCTGTTCGTCCTGCTCGCGGACCTGGTGCCGAAGCGGATCGCCATGCAGGCGCCGGAGGCCGTCGCGCTGCGGGTCGGCTGGTTCCCGGCGCTCGCGGTGCAGGTGCTGCGGCCGCTGGTCGTCGTCTTCGGCTGGATGGCGGATGCGCTGCTCCGCCTGCTGGGGCTGCCCACGACCTCCGCCGCCGAGGTGGTCACGGCCGAGGAGCTGCGCGCCACCCTGGCCGCCGGGGTGACCTCCGGCACGCTGGACGAGGACGAGCACCGGCTGATCGAGAACGTCCTGGCCCTGCGCCAGCGCACCGCGGGTTCCGCCATGACGCCGCGCGACGAGGTGGTCTACCTCAACCTCCAGGAATCGCCCGCCGTCTGGCAGGAGCGGGTCCGCGCCCATCCCTATTCCCGCTACCCCGTCTGCGACGGCACCCTCGACCGGGTGATCGGCCTGGCGCGGGCGGAGGACGTGCTGGCGGCTGTGCTGGGGGAAGGGCCGGGCGCCTTCGACCCCGCGAAGCTGCGCCGCGACGCGCCGCTGGTGCCGGACACGCTCGACCTCTGGGAGGTGCTGTACCAGTTCGAGGCGCAGAAGGCGGGCTTCGCCGTCGTGGTGAACGAGTACGCGCTGGTGGTGGGCGTCGTCACCTACAAGGACGTGCTGGCGGCCCTGGTGGGCGGCCTGGCCGATCCGTTCGACGAGCGGGCGATCGTCCCGCGCGACGAGAACTCCTGGCTGGTGGACGGCATCGCCCCGATCGGCGACGTGATCCAGGCGCTGGGCGCCTCGCCCGATCTGGCCGACGGCCCCTATGAGACCGCCGGCGGCTTCGTGATGCACCTGCTGCGGCGGGTTCCGCGCAAGGCGGACAAGGTCGAGGCGGGGGGCTTCACCTTCGAGGTGGTCGACGTGGAGGGCTTCCGGGTCAACCAGCTCCTCGTCACCCGCCAGGGCACGACCCGCACCACCGCCTGA
- a CDS encoding ABC transporter substrate-binding protein, whose translation MRLTRRTAVTAGLAGTVSALLPYRDASAQAPSKGGTLNVHYSFEQRVLNPAIRAGVGVNMVASKMIEPLVDLGTDGQIVGVLATSWSASEDGRSIAFRLRDGVAWHDGRPFTAADVQYNAMELWRKHQNYGTQLHRDLEAVDTPDARTAVFRYARPMPLDLMLRALCDLGYVVPRHLYEGSNPLENPANTAPVGTGPFRFTRYERGQYVSVERNPSYWRQDAPHLDRIFWHIIPDKAAAAAALETGRLHLSTYSTLALSDLDRLAKDSRFEVSGRGLDGNSINNTVGFNLRRKELSDVRVRRAIAHAIDVPFFIENFLYGFGRPATGPIPSVAKAFYPGGEPPYPFDRARAERLLDEAGYRKDSRGQRFRLKIVPIQNGEDVPLFATFVQQSLRPIGIEAEIVNYDYAGAINAVNRDWDFDLALDWHRFRGDPAISTTVWYTSGSPKGAPWTNQFGWVNEQADELAAQAASALDPARRKALYAEWVALVNAELPVWMATERQEVAATDKRVRNHHNTPRWDSSDYHDTWLAG comes from the coding sequence ATGCGCCTGACCCGAAGGACCGCCGTCACGGCCGGGCTTGCCGGAACCGTGTCCGCGTTGCTGCCGTACCGCGACGCGTCCGCGCAGGCCCCGTCGAAGGGCGGCACGCTGAACGTGCACTACAGCTTCGAGCAGCGCGTGCTGAACCCCGCCATCCGCGCCGGCGTCGGCGTGAACATGGTCGCGAGCAAGATGATCGAGCCGCTCGTCGATCTCGGCACGGACGGGCAGATCGTGGGCGTGCTGGCGACCTCCTGGTCCGCTTCGGAGGACGGCAGGAGCATCGCCTTCCGCCTGCGCGACGGCGTCGCCTGGCACGACGGCAGGCCCTTCACCGCGGCCGACGTGCAGTACAACGCGATGGAGCTGTGGCGGAAGCACCAGAACTACGGCACCCAGCTGCACCGCGACCTGGAGGCGGTGGACACGCCGGATGCGCGGACGGCGGTGTTCCGCTACGCCCGGCCCATGCCGCTCGACCTGATGCTGCGCGCGCTGTGCGACCTCGGCTACGTCGTGCCGCGCCACCTCTACGAAGGCAGCAACCCGCTGGAGAATCCGGCCAACACCGCGCCGGTCGGCACGGGACCGTTCCGCTTCACGCGATACGAGCGCGGGCAGTACGTCTCGGTGGAGCGGAACCCGTCGTACTGGCGGCAGGACGCTCCGCATCTCGATCGCATCTTCTGGCACATCATCCCGGACAAGGCGGCGGCCGCGGCGGCGCTGGAGACGGGACGGCTGCACCTCAGCACCTACTCCACCCTCGCCCTGTCGGACCTGGACCGGCTGGCCAAGGACAGCCGCTTCGAGGTTTCGGGCCGGGGGCTGGACGGCAACTCGATCAACAACACCGTCGGCTTCAACCTGCGCCGGAAGGAGCTGTCGGATGTCCGCGTGCGGCGCGCCATCGCCCATGCGATCGACGTGCCCTTCTTCATCGAGAACTTCCTCTACGGCTTCGGGCGGCCCGCGACCGGGCCGATCCCCTCCGTCGCCAAGGCCTTCTACCCGGGCGGGGAGCCGCCCTATCCCTTCGACCGGGCCCGGGCGGAACGCCTGCTCGACGAGGCGGGATACCGCAAGGACTCGCGGGGTCAGCGCTTCCGGCTGAAGATCGTGCCGATCCAGAACGGCGAGGACGTCCCGCTCTTCGCGACCTTCGTCCAGCAGTCGCTGCGCCCCATCGGCATCGAGGCGGAGATCGTGAACTACGACTATGCCGGCGCGATCAATGCCGTGAACCGCGACTGGGACTTCGACCTGGCGCTGGACTGGCACCGCTTCCGCGGCGATCCCGCCATCTCCACCACCGTCTGGTACACATCCGGCTCTCCGAAGGGCGCGCCCTGGACCAACCAGTTCGGCTGGGTGAACGAGCAGGCGGACGAGCTGGCGGCGCAGGCGGCCTCGGCGCTCGATCCGGCGCGGCGCAAGGCGCTCTATGCCGAATGGGTGGCGCTGGTGAACGCCGAGCTGCCCGTCTG